One genomic segment of Actinoplanes ianthinogenes includes these proteins:
- a CDS encoding hybrid sensor histidine kinase/response regulator gives MPENRDPLRYFRIEAQELVEQISSGVLDLDQRPGPEPVAKLLRVAHTLKGAARVVKQKQIADRAHELEEILVPHRDSAGALAADEMRELLRLNDEISAQVAALSQPVVAAPPPPPAPIPEPAPEAAPEAAPEAVPGPEPMEPAAPRSVTADLDELLDAITETTARMAPLRAGSHLVERLHHTAETLADQLRGGRTAAAVTHASARRLAGELGTAGRRLIDAVDQIERELDDVRAKAESLRLVPAGSIFTALRRAVRDAADSEGRRVRFVAHGADVRMGSHLLGPASAAFLHVVRNAVVHGIEPAAERVAAGKSPEGTVTFEVERQGRYATFRCTDDGRGFDVAALRRQAEARGLPATGEAEVLDQVLHGGLSTSAAVTEVSGRAIGMDVLRDVAGQLRGEVKIRSTPGAGAVVELIVPLALLSMTGLLVETAGTVASLPLDAVRACVRLSAAEAVTAASTGKLVYQDTAAPFRQLAEALYTGRTVPDTAGPGAAVLVDSGDGLVAVGVDRLCGTHALVARPLPELAPSTPAIGSVSVDSDGNPRLVLDPPGLAREMLRGEGTGARPAAATVAPPLPVLVVDDSLTTRMLERSILESAGYDVDLAASAEEALDQARSRRYGLFLTDIDMPGIDGFTFVERTRADPELAGVPAILVSSRASAADRERGMRAGASAYVVKGEFDQEELLAHIRRLVVRA, from the coding sequence ATGCCGGAGAACCGGGATCCGCTGCGCTACTTCCGGATCGAGGCGCAGGAGCTGGTCGAGCAGATCAGCTCCGGGGTGCTCGACCTGGACCAGCGGCCCGGTCCGGAGCCGGTGGCGAAGCTGCTGCGGGTGGCGCACACGCTCAAGGGCGCGGCCCGGGTGGTGAAGCAGAAGCAGATCGCCGACCGGGCCCACGAGTTGGAGGAGATCCTGGTCCCGCACCGGGACTCGGCGGGTGCGCTGGCGGCCGACGAGATGCGCGAGCTGCTGCGCCTGAACGACGAGATCAGCGCCCAGGTGGCGGCCCTGTCCCAGCCGGTGGTCGCGGCCCCGCCGCCGCCCCCGGCTCCGATCCCGGAGCCGGCACCGGAGGCGGCACCGGAGGCGGCACCGGAGGCGGTGCCCGGCCCGGAGCCCATGGAGCCCGCGGCGCCGCGGTCCGTCACCGCCGACCTGGACGAGCTGCTGGACGCGATCACCGAGACGACCGCCCGGATGGCGCCGCTGCGGGCCGGCAGCCACCTCGTCGAACGCCTCCACCACACCGCCGAGACGCTCGCCGACCAGCTGCGCGGCGGCCGGACCGCGGCCGCCGTCACGCACGCCTCGGCTCGGCGGCTCGCCGGCGAGCTGGGCACCGCCGGGCGGCGGCTGATCGACGCGGTCGACCAGATCGAGCGTGAGCTGGACGACGTCCGGGCCAAGGCGGAGAGCCTGCGGCTGGTGCCGGCCGGGAGCATCTTCACGGCGCTGCGCCGGGCGGTCCGCGACGCCGCGGACAGCGAGGGCCGCCGGGTGCGGTTCGTGGCGCACGGCGCCGACGTCCGGATGGGCTCGCACCTGCTCGGCCCGGCCAGCGCCGCGTTCCTGCACGTGGTCCGCAACGCCGTGGTGCACGGCATCGAGCCGGCCGCGGAGCGGGTGGCCGCCGGGAAATCGCCGGAGGGCACGGTCACCTTCGAGGTGGAGCGGCAGGGCCGGTACGCCACCTTCCGCTGCACCGACGACGGGCGGGGCTTCGACGTGGCGGCGCTGCGCCGCCAGGCCGAGGCCCGGGGCCTGCCGGCGACCGGCGAGGCCGAGGTGCTCGACCAGGTGCTGCACGGCGGGCTGAGCACGTCGGCGGCGGTCACCGAGGTGTCCGGCCGGGCGATCGGGATGGACGTGCTGCGCGACGTCGCCGGTCAGCTGCGCGGCGAGGTGAAGATCCGCAGCACGCCCGGGGCCGGCGCGGTCGTCGAGCTGATCGTGCCGCTCGCGCTGCTGAGCATGACCGGCCTGCTGGTGGAGACCGCGGGCACGGTCGCCTCGCTGCCGCTGGACGCGGTCCGGGCCTGCGTGCGGCTCAGCGCCGCGGAGGCGGTCACCGCGGCGTCCACCGGCAAGCTGGTCTACCAGGACACCGCCGCGCCGTTCCGGCAGCTGGCCGAGGCCCTCTACACCGGACGGACGGTGCCGGACACCGCCGGGCCGGGGGCGGCGGTGCTGGTGGACAGCGGGGACGGCCTGGTCGCGGTCGGCGTGGACCGGCTCTGCGGCACGCACGCGCTGGTCGCCCGGCCGCTGCCGGAGCTGGCCCCGTCCACCCCGGCGATCGGCAGCGTCTCGGTCGACAGCGACGGCAACCCGCGGCTGGTCCTCGACCCGCCCGGGCTGGCCCGGGAGATGCTGCGCGGCGAGGGCACCGGTGCGCGGCCGGCCGCCGCGACGGTCGCCCCGCCGCTGCCGGTACTGGTCGTCGACGACTCGCTGACCACCCGGATGCTGGAGCGCAGCATCCTGGAGTCGGCCGGCTACGACGTGGACCTGGCCGCCTCCGCCGAGGAGGCGCTGGACCAGGCCCGGTCCCGCCGGTACGGCCTGTTCCTCACCGACATCGACATGCCCGGCATCGACGGCTTCACCTTCGTCGAGCGCACCCGCGCCGACCCGGAGCTGGCCGGCGTCCCGGCGATCCTGGTCAGCTCCCGGGCCAGCGCCGCCGACCGGGAGCGCGGGATGCGGGCCGGGGCCAGCGCGTACGTGGTCAAGGGCGAGTTCGACCAGGAGGAACTGCTCGCCCACATCCGCCGGCTGGTGGTCCGCGCATGA
- the cheB gene encoding chemotaxis-specific protein-glutamate methyltransferase CheB gives MIRVLVVEDSLTMRHYLREALAADPELQVIGEAVTGEQAVELTGRLRPDVITMDMMLPGISGLQATEHIMAEHPTPILVVSSADRQELFSTYNALAAGAVDVLEKPRGDDSDVDWSPRLRRTVRMVSRIRVITHPRARLEGRARPAPPPPPPAPAAAPAATDAMAVVAVGASTGGPGALTELLRDLPPHFRTPVLVVQHIAASEQFATAFSDWLGGQTGRNVRYAADGLAVSGLAGQVLLAPPDRHLYVKDHILRLSSGPPRHSCRPSVDVLFESVATEYGNLAAGCLLTGMGRDGASGLLQMRQRGAVTFAQDEQTCVVYGMPREAALLGAATYVLSPARISARLAGLRPAGSRR, from the coding sequence ATGATCCGGGTCCTGGTGGTGGAGGACTCCCTGACCATGCGCCACTACCTGCGTGAGGCGCTCGCCGCGGACCCGGAGTTGCAGGTGATCGGCGAGGCGGTGACCGGCGAGCAGGCGGTCGAGCTGACCGGCCGGCTGCGCCCGGACGTGATCACCATGGACATGATGCTGCCCGGGATCAGCGGGTTGCAGGCGACCGAGCACATCATGGCGGAGCACCCGACGCCGATCCTGGTGGTGTCGTCGGCGGACCGGCAGGAGCTGTTCAGCACGTACAACGCGCTCGCGGCGGGTGCGGTGGACGTGCTGGAGAAGCCGCGCGGGGACGACTCCGACGTGGACTGGTCACCGCGCTTACGGCGTACCGTAAGAATGGTTTCCCGGATCCGGGTGATCACGCATCCGCGAGCGCGGCTGGAGGGGCGGGCCCGGCCCGCGCCACCGCCCCCTCCCCCGGCCCCCGCCGCGGCCCCGGCCGCCACCGACGCGATGGCCGTGGTCGCCGTCGGCGCCTCGACCGGCGGGCCGGGCGCGCTCACCGAGCTGCTGCGCGACCTGCCGCCGCACTTCCGCACGCCGGTGCTGGTGGTGCAGCACATCGCGGCGAGCGAGCAGTTCGCGACGGCGTTCTCCGACTGGCTGGGCGGGCAGACCGGGCGCAACGTGCGTTACGCGGCCGACGGCCTGGCGGTGAGCGGGCTCGCCGGGCAGGTGCTGCTCGCCCCGCCGGACCGGCACCTTTACGTCAAGGACCACATCCTGCGGCTGTCCAGCGGCCCGCCCCGGCACTCCTGCCGCCCCTCGGTCGACGTGCTGTTCGAGTCGGTGGCCACCGAGTACGGCAACCTGGCGGCCGGCTGCCTGCTCACCGGCATGGGCCGGGACGGCGCGTCCGGGCTGCTCCAGATGCGTCAGCGCGGCGCGGTCACCTTCGCCCAGGACGAGCAGACCTGCGTGGTCTACGGCATGCCGCGGGAGGCGGCGCTGCTCGGCGCGGCCACGTACGTGCTGTCCCCGGCGCGGATCTCGGCGAGGCTGGCCGGGCTGCGTCCGGCGGGGAGCCGTCGATGA